From a region of the Mycoplasma miroungigenitalium genome:
- a CDS encoding YitT family protein produces the protein MNDQGKITKKSEPLAVRKVNQKIKEYKMGAHAYNLENPHEKDVKQKRVQQYFIRTCFMFLAAFMFNFGAVVFLQRSETIPSGLSGVPMLISLIFHQTKPFFGLMYLACNIPLFFFLWKKTKLSFNLHTLEFMIFQTLINFVLTAGTKDNTVADWFHNVFNVAPGWERTVKIDGVQYENPVTWPILANGLIGSLFVGIAISLAWRSGGSTGGTDIIAYFFSTKKQKSVGGILTIVSLATSITFLIIFAFAQPHNESIVIIYKKIGDNHYVTYVSSGKRVIVGMREITSFAYIAAVNGLISVLYPKYKKVNVEISCVKSFDKVMQYFNDINYWHSYSIYTTTSGYSGEKVYKINTTMLLLETKNIIQDLRVIDPKIWISIKPILKIHGNFNTRFVDDN, from the coding sequence ATGAACGATCAAGGAAAAATTACTAAAAAATCTGAACCATTAGCGGTCAGAAAAGTTAATCAAAAAATTAAAGAATATAAAATGGGGGCTCACGCCTATAACCTTGAAAATCCTCACGAAAAAGACGTTAAACAGAAAAGAGTGCAACAATATTTCATTAGAACTTGCTTCATGTTTTTAGCTGCATTCATGTTTAACTTTGGGGCAGTTGTGTTTCTTCAACGTTCTGAAACCATTCCGTCAGGACTATCGGGTGTACCAATGCTGATTTCGTTGATTTTTCATCAAACGAAACCATTTTTCGGTCTGATGTATTTAGCGTGCAATATTCCATTATTTTTCTTTCTGTGAAAAAAGACGAAGTTATCATTTAACTTACACACATTAGAATTTATGATTTTTCAAACATTAATTAACTTTGTGTTAACGGCCGGTACTAAAGATAATACTGTTGCTGATTGGTTCCACAATGTGTTTAATGTGGCACCAGGGTGAGAAAGAACTGTAAAAATTGATGGAGTGCAATACGAAAACCCAGTAACATGACCAATTTTAGCAAACGGGTTAATAGGTTCCTTATTTGTTGGTATCGCGATTTCCTTGGCTTGGAGATCTGGCGGCTCTACTGGCGGAACTGACATTATTGCTTACTTCTTTTCAACCAAGAAACAAAAAAGTGTAGGTGGGATTTTAACAATTGTTTCACTAGCGACATCTATTACATTTTTAATTATATTTGCATTTGCACAACCGCACAATGAGTCAATTGTCATTATTTATAAAAAAATAGGAGACAATCACTACGTTACCTATGTAAGCTCAGGAAAACGCGTAATTGTCGGTATGAGGGAAATTACTTCATTTGCTTATATCGCCGCCGTTAATGGCTTAATCTCTGTACTTTACCCTAAATACAAAAAGGTGAATGTTGAAATATCTTGTGTCAAATCATTTGATAAAGTTATGCAGTATTTTAACGATATTAACTACTGACATTCTTATTCAATTTACACTACAACAAGTGGATATTCGGGCGAAAAGGTGTACAAAATTAATACGACTATGTTGTTGCTGGAAACTAAAAATATTATTCAAGACTTAAGAGTTATTGATCCTAAAATATGAATAAGCATTAAACCGATATTAAAAATCCATGGCAACTTTAATACGCGCTTCGTTGATGATAATTAA
- a CDS encoding DNA-processing protein DprA → MNELLVYLSYVNKGNNYEIFKDLVKKRKVGESHIKQVLNILEKNNIKYITVFDEEYPEELKLLKYSPYVLYYKGDLSLLKLKKIALTADLDNDRVESFINNSLNKFMSEFVLVTSDFTKIDRKIVQLYQSSNKGVIHVLVSGHDFIDINAELNNSLYISQYPPYVNPKYIRFKERNILIASISKFLVIYGAKQGSGIINLANNFVDFNKEVYCYPGLNIDEATNFLIKNGANLITHVADVIDY, encoded by the coding sequence ATGAATGAATTATTAGTTTATCTTTCATATGTAAATAAAGGAAATAATTATGAAATTTTTAAAGACTTAGTCAAAAAGAGAAAAGTAGGCGAGAGCCATATAAAACAAGTCCTTAACATTTTAGAAAAAAACAATATTAAATATATAACCGTTTTTGACGAGGAATATCCGGAAGAATTAAAACTTTTAAAGTACTCACCATATGTACTTTATTACAAAGGTGATTTAAGTTTGCTGAAGCTAAAAAAAATCGCATTAACAGCAGATTTAGATAATGATAGAGTCGAATCTTTTATAAATAATTCTTTGAATAAATTCATGTCCGAGTTTGTGTTAGTCACTAGCGATTTTACTAAAATTGACCGAAAAATAGTGCAGTTATATCAGTCAAGTAATAAAGGAGTTATACACGTATTGGTCAGCGGTCATGATTTTATAGATATTAATGCAGAATTAAATAATTCTTTATATATTTCTCAATATCCGCCTTATGTAAATCCAAAATATATTAGATTTAAAGAAAGAAATATATTGATTGCCTCAATTAGCAAATTTTTGGTAATCTATGGTGCAAAACAAGGTTCTGGGATAATTAATCTGGCAAATAATTTTGTAGATTTCAATAAAGAGGTTTATTGTTATCCGGGTTTGAACATTGATGAAGCAACAAATTTTTTAATAAAAAACGGCGCAAATTTAATAACCCACGTAGCTGATGTGATTGATTATTAA
- the rpmA gene encoding 50S ribosomal protein L27, translating into MAKTKAGGSTKNGRDSRGQRLGIKLGDGQFCTAGSIIFRQRGTKIFPGTNAGIGKDDTIYALITGYVKFEKRRNRTYASVYETRVVTSKNN; encoded by the coding sequence ATGGCAAAGACAAAAGCTGGTGGATCTACTAAAAACGGTCGTGATAGTCGCGGCCAAAGATTAGGTATCAAGCTAGGTGATGGTCAATTCTGTACAGCAGGATCAATTATTTTCCGTCAAAGAGGAACAAAAATTTTCCCTGGTACTAATGCAGGTATTGGTAAAGATGACACAATTTATGCTTTAATTACAGGATACGTAAAATTTGAAAAACGTAGAAATCGTACATATGCCTCAGTATATGAAACAAGAGTTGTTACATCTAAAAACAACTAA
- the rplU gene encoding 50S ribosomal protein L21: protein MLAIIETGGKQILVKEGQTIFIEKIEGEEGSVVKFDKVLLVGEKIGKPYLEKAYVEGVIQKQGKSKKIIVYRHNAKSTHKRKLGHRQPYTRVEVKKIVG, encoded by the coding sequence ATGTTAGCTATTATTGAAACTGGAGGCAAACAAATTTTAGTCAAAGAAGGACAAACAATTTTCATCGAAAAAATTGAAGGTGAAGAAGGTTCAGTCGTAAAATTTGACAAGGTTTTACTAGTTGGTGAAAAAATTGGTAAACCATATCTTGAAAAAGCATATGTTGAAGGAGTAATCCAAAAACAAGGCAAAAGCAAAAAAATCATCGTATACCGTCACAATGCTAAATCTACACACAAAAGAAAACTAGGACACCGTCAACCATATACACGTGTCGAAGTTAAAAAGATTGTAGGGTAA
- a CDS encoding MscL family protein produces MFKKASKDAWAVVKKSNMFMLAIGLLIGASFNEVVKSLANDVILPPIAKLTGAETLEKWKVGDVLIGKFLAALFAFIIVTLVIYLLLMIVFLIKAAVDFKKILKIKEQPQPIPEPTTEQLILAELKKLNENLDQAKTKKEDKK; encoded by the coding sequence ATGTTCAAAAAAGCAAGCAAAGATGCGTGAGCAGTTGTTAAAAAAAGTAATATGTTCATGCTGGCTATTGGGCTATTGATAGGAGCATCATTTAACGAAGTTGTCAAATCACTTGCTAATGATGTCATTCTTCCCCCTATAGCAAAACTTACTGGAGCTGAAACTCTGGAAAAATGAAAAGTTGGAGACGTTTTAATTGGTAAATTTTTGGCTGCTTTATTTGCTTTTATTATTGTTACATTAGTCATTTACTTATTATTAATGATTGTGTTTTTAATTAAGGCAGCAGTTGATTTCAAAAAAATACTAAAAATAAAAGAACAACCTCAACCAATTCCAGAACCAACTACAGAACAATTAATTTTAGCTGAACTAAAGAAATTGAATGAAAATTTAGATCAAGCAAAAACAAAGAAAGAGGATAAAAAATAG